The following is a genomic window from Temnothorax longispinosus isolate EJ_2023e unplaced genomic scaffold, Tlon_JGU_v1 HiC_scaffold_137, whole genome shotgun sequence.
ATCTCTGCCTGGTGACCACCCATGATTCGCTAAAAGCTTTCCCCCGGATTTGTAGATGGCGTTAGGTAGGCTACTaccacatacatatacatcgaTGAGCAACGGCCCTAGATACATCAAAGTATAATTGTGACTTTGAATGTGACATTGCATGATTTAGCATATGCATACTATAATaagagttttaataaataataatgtatatattttttttatttttatgttgttacataaatatattgtctTTAACCCTCGGTTGTCACACGAGATCAAAAACCCCAATTTTCAAACAGCTGCATGCTGTCCAAAAACAAAGTTTAAACATTGTAGatcaatgtattataaaaaattcactttttgaatgtttaaaaaaattcttaaaaatattcaaaaaagaGGTGTGACAACCAAGggttaatatatctatttttatattgtctctaatatatctatttctatatttcttgtaaataaatattaattatttaaatatagaatttactTTGTAatgctcttttttcttttctactgtacattctatttatatttgcttAATCGGtctagaaattatattatgttattaataatataggaCACAGATGTGACAAATCTGAATAGAATGTatagtttatctttttaattagcaTAATAAGCTGCTAtggaagaattatatatatatattgttacgcccgCTCGCCCGTGCCGAGACGTTCGTTCTCGTGGGCTGAAATTGGCTTCGCTCCGCAGAAGTTTCAAGCCGAAGCGCGTCTCTTGACAACGGGGACGCatagaattattgatttattaccGCCTGTCAGATTGATCTGGTGACTCGAATCGTTCGGTCCGGTTTCCCAGAACTTTCTTGTATTCCGTTCTGAGTTTAAATAAACCCGAGTTCCTTTTTGTATAACGAGAGTGGTTATTTCTGCGATCCCGGAAGTACGCGGACGCGTTCGTGAGTGCGCGCGACACGAATAGCGAACGGAGCGTAACActttttgggggctcgtccgggatcgcgcgtgtgagtgtgtgtgccATGACGACGCTAGTTGCGACGAGAAAGAGACGCCTGGTGGACTCTTCGGAGCCTGCGACGGAGTCGGCAGCTTCAGAGACGGCAGCTCTCCAAGCCGTGCTACAGGAGATGCGGCAAATGCGCGAGGAGCAGGCGCACGTGATGAGGAACTCGCCGCAATGCTTCGCCGGCACGATGAGGAGCTCCAATTTTTACGGGGAGACCGGTTGCCTTCTCAGAAAACACAGCTAAGTCCTTCCAATATTAGAGCGAATCGCGGTCCGGAAGTAGAAGCCGTTGGTGTGGGAAACGGCGCGCGCAGTGAAATCGGATATAAACTTAAACCTGACACGTTTGACGGTGTGGTTCCGTTGCGAGAGTTTTtctcgcaatttaatttaatcgcacGCGCGAATCAATGGGACGATGCGATCAAAACCGTAGCTTTAGCGTCGTGCTTAAGGGGAAAAGCGCGTTCTGTCCTAGAATCGGTAGAAAATTTAGAGAATTTGGGTTACGAAGAACTAAAGTCCAAATTAGAACTACGTTTCGGTGAGGGGCAACTttcgcaaaattattatactcaGTTTACGAACAGAAGGCAAAGATTCGGGGAAGATTTAGCTACTTTCGGTCACGAATTGGAAAGGCTCTCTCGATTAGCTTATCCTGAGTGTCCCTACGCGGTTCGAGACAAGATCGCGTGCGCTCAATTTGTTTCTTCCCTTTCGGACGGATTTGTTAGAAGGACTCTTCAGCTAGAAGGGATTACCTCGCTGAAGTTGGCCATAGAGAGGGCAAAGGCCGTCAAAATTATACAGGGaggaaattttgaaagaaggAGGGATTTTGAGAAGCGATTTGAGAAGGGGAAGGATAGGGGCGTGAAGAGTAATGAAAAGGGGGACGGAGATGAAAAAgtcgaagaaagaagaaagaaaggttATGGTTATGAGCGGAGGGATTGGAATAGAACAAAGGAGTGTTGGAATTGTGGAAAGGAGGGACATTTCCGGTTTGAGTGTCCTGAGAACAAGGGAAACTCGGTTTAGTTGCTCTCGGCGGGGGAAGAACAACTGAAGTGGGCATTACCCCGAGTGTTAATTGTTCTCAAACTTTTTCTGTTAATCGAATAAAGTCaagttcaaattattttagttataaggGGATGTTGGATGGTAACGAGTGTTGTTTCAAGATAGATACGGGTTCGGATGTTTCGATTCTTAGTAGAAGAATGGTTAGAGAGGGCAAGCACATCATTCAGATTAAGGACAATTCTCTTAGATATCCCACTGGAGAGGTAGTTCCCATCGAATTTAAGGTCATGGCAAAAGTTCTCTTGGGAAAATATTTCGTGGAAATTCCTATGTATGTAATAGACATGGATGATGATTGTTTATTAGGTGTAGATTTCTTAaggaagataaatttagaaaatgtttttgaatttGCTTTCATTTCTTCGGAATCCGATAAAGAAAAGGTTTTGAGTTGCTCTCGAATTCAAGTTTCTTCCGAAAGAGCTCCATTCTTGAAAGAACTCTATACTAATAATTcctcaaatttaaataaggctcagaaagaaatttttacggATTTCTTAGAGGAGTATCAGGATGTATTTTCCGAGGAGATTGTTGCTGGTAATTGTGGAGTCGTCGAACATGTCATCAATTTAGAAGATTCTTCTCCCATTAAGCAGGTTCCTCGTCGAATTCCTTTACGAATGCGAGGGGAAGTAGAAAAGATTATTGAGGAAGTGAGAAAGCAAGGGGTCATAGAAGAGTCGCAAAGTCCGTGGGTTTCTCCTGCTGTTTtggtaagaaaaaaagatggaaCGTTGAGATTTTGCGTCGATTATAGAATGGTAAATGCAATAACTAAAAAAGATTCGTTTCCCTTGCCTAGAATAGATGACATTTTCGATCAGCTTTCGGGAAACTTTTGGTTTTGCACTCTGGATCTTAAAAGTGGTTATTGGCAGGTAAAGATTCGTCCTGAGGATAGGGAAAAGACTGCCTTTTCTATTGGACGTGGATTATGGCAATTCACTGTAATGCCTTTTGGGCTGTGTAACGCTCCTGCTACTTTGAGCGTTTAATGGAAAAAGTATTGCgaggattattatataaaatttgtttggtTTATTTGGacgatgtaataattttcggtaaaaattttaatgaaatgctAGAGAATTTAAAGAACGTGCTCTCACGGTTACGTTCTGTTAATCTTAAAGTAAACCCTAAAAAGTGTATTCTCTTTGCAAAGGAAGTAAAATATTTGGGACATATAGTCTCTTCAGGAGGTGTTACTACAGATCCGGAAAAGATCTCTGCTGTGAAGGATTGGCCGATTCCACATAACAAGAAGCAGCTTCGAAGTTTCCTAGGGTTTTGCTCATATTATCGGAAatttgtaaaaggattttcttCTTTAGCCAAACCTTTATatgctctaacagaaaatcAGGTTAAATTTTCTTGGGACGAGAAGTGTCAAAGTGCATTTTTAGAGTTGAAACGAGTGTTATCTTCTTCTCCAATGTTATCCTTCCCGAGTGGGGAGggagaatttattttggacACTGACGCTTCGAATATTGGAATTGGCGCAGTCCTTTCACAAAAGCAAGAGGGAGTAGAAAAAGTCATTGCTTTTTTCAGTCGTGTACTTAGTAAGTCTGAGAGGAATTATTGCGTTACTCGTCGAGAACTCTTGGCGATAGTcgattctattaaatttttccggcATTATCTTCTAGGGCGGAAGTTCTTGATCCGTACGGATCATGTTTCTCTTAGGTGGTTGATGTCCTTTAAAAACTTAGAAGGGCAATTGGCGCGTTGGCTGGAAAGACTCCAGCAATATGAGTTCGAGATTATTCATCGCAAAGGTTTAATTCACAAGAATGCCGATGGGCTTTCTAGACGACAATGTGAATCATTTGGTTGCGAATATTGTGTCAAAGTGGAGAGAAGGCAGATTGAAGAATCAAGAAAATCAGTCGCTCGTATTATTCTCATAGGAGAAACTCTTCAAGATTGGCGCAAGGAGCAATTAGAGGACGTTAGCATTGCTTTTATTTACCGCGGGAAGGAAACGGGAATACGTCCGTCTCGTTTTGAAATACCCGCTGGAAATGTCTCCGCCCGAATATATTGGTCTTATTGGGATGCTTTGAGTTTAAAGGATGGGGTTCTTTATAAGAGATGGGAAGCACCGAATCTTAAGTCCAGTATTTTTCAGCTTATTGTTCCTCGAAACCGTGTTAACCAGATTCTAGAAGAAGCACATGATTCTTTTTCTGGAGGACACTTTGGAGTCAATAAAACTCTTGAAAAAATCCGAAAGCGGTTTTATTGGGCTACCTGTAAACAAGATGTGGAGGAATGGTGCAAAACTTGCAAAGTTTGTGTGTCAAAAAAAGGCCCTTTGGGGAAGGGAAAGTCtccattacaaatttataatgttgggGCCCCATTCGAAAGATTACAAATGGACATACTTGGCCCTCTTCCTATTACTACTTCCGGAAATAGATATCTCCTCGTCATTGTTGACTGTTTCACCAAATGGGTAGAAGTTTTTCCTATCAGGAATATTAGGGCAAGTACAGTGGCAGAAGTCTTCGTTAATCAAGTCATTTCTAGACACGGGGTCCCTTTAGAAGTCCATACGGATCAGGGGAAGAATTTTGAGTCCAAACTTTTCGCGGAATTGATGAATCTCCTTGGAATTCGGAAAACGAGAACAACTGCTCTACATCCGCAATCGGATGGACAAGTCGAGCGGCAACATCAGactattgttaattatttggcgaagtatatttctgaaaatcagAAAGATTGGGATCGCTGGGTCCCTATGTTTTTATTGGCTTACAGATCTTCTAAACACGAGACTACTGGAGTAACTCCCGCCGAGCTGTGTTTTGCCCGAGATCTTAGGTTGCCGTTAGATCTGCTTTTAGGAAGTCCTCCGAGGGGAGGATCTCAGTCAGTTGAAGGTTTTATTGGGAATTTGAAAGAGAAGTTGGACAAGATCCATTCCAACGTTAGGGAACGTATGGATATAAAGTCTTCACGAGCAAAGTCTTGGTATGATCGAAAGGCCAGGCAAACTCTTTTtcaagaaggagagaaagttTGGTTTTATAATCCTCGTAGGATGAAAGGTAGAGCCCCTAAATTGCAGAGCAATTGGGAAGGACCTTTCTTAATAGTGAAAAAGTTGAATGATGTGGTCTATTGTATTCAAAGATCTGTGAGAcataagaagaaaattgtgCATGCGGATAGGTTGGCTTCTTTTTCCGAAAGACATTAGAGTTTGATAGGGATATTATGGACTAGGTTGGGTGTAATAATTTGCGGGGAAGGTTAATTACGGTAGAAATTAAGATTGTTGTGTTGCATTGTTTACTGCGCGTGTTATTTTGTTCTTAGATATTTACGGAAGCCGAAGCGGTCGTAACTCCTCACCGAGTTGGACATCTTGGGAGCTGGCTTGTTGCCGAACTTAATACCGGCGAAGGATAAGACTGCCTCTCTCACGGTTGTTTGATCCGTGGTTTTTCCGTGAGACATAGGGCAAATGCCGAGGCAGGGACTTGGGGAGTCTTTCGAGACGTTGGGTCCACGGTAAGCTTCCCCCCCCTTGTCCGAAGATTTAGAAGAGGAGCAGCGACATCTCCGACGACTTCGGGAGTTGAGAGGAAGAGGCCTGTGTTGGGAGGCAAGATCTCCTGCGAGGGAATTGATGAGGGGTCGCCCTAGAGTCGGCAGGGGGGAGAGAGTATCTTCTTCCGGAAAATGTCGATTGGGGACTCGCTCCATGAGGAAGAGGACATGATCCTGGACTCGAGAAGAGGACGGTGCCCGGTAACCTGTGGCAGCAGCCCAGGGTAGGGCAGGAAGCCGTGAAGAGGACATGATCCTGGACTTCCAGAGTACGGTTGGGACCGAGAAGAGGACGGTGCCCGGTAACCTGTAGCAGCAGCCCAGGGTAGGGCAGGGGGCCGTCCCGGTACCCTGGAATCGTACAGAAAAGTTCGCCCAGTCAGGAAACTGCCCCTCcggattgtcgggacgacaatctGAAGAGGGGGGGCAGTGTTACGCCCGCTCGCCCGTGCCGAGACGTTCGTTCTCGTGGGCTGAAATTGGCTTCGCTCCGCAGAAGTTTCAAGCCAAAGCGCGTCTCTTGACAACGGGGACGCATagaattatcgatttaattaccgCCTGTCAGATTGATCTGGTGACTCGAATCGTTCGGTCCGGTTTCCCAGAACTTTCTTGTATTCCGTTCTGACTGTTCTGAGTTTAAATAAACCCGAGTTCCTTTTTGTATAACGAGAGTGGTTATTTCTGCGATCCCGGAAGTACGCGGACGCGTTCGTGAGTGCGCGCGACACGAATAGCGAACGgagcgtaacaatatatataaacttttgattCTTACGGAAAAGCGACACGTTAATcggctaccgcgtcgcttctcGCCGCGCGGCAAGTgtttccgcgtcctgtggACAGAAGCCATAAGATCCGGCTACGAGTTTTCCCCCGCTTTTGTAGATGGCGCTAAAACTAGGCGTCCGCGTTTAGTACACGGTAGCTTGGAGCCCCTGATCATGGGATCCAGTTCGTGTACGTTAGCTTGGACCCCCTGCTGGTGACTCGAGTTGGCTCGAGTCCCCTATTTATACCCAGAGTGCGGGCGGTGGGGGCTGCCCCACCGCTCGGCTGCCCTACCGTTCGGGCACAAAAGCGCACGCTGAACATGTGCTTGGTGGCCGCCAGGGCCGTAGCGTTAGTGACAAATACGCGTATCGTCACAAGAAAAAAggtctaaaaaatcggttacaccctgaaaagtattctttgtagttctcagataatgtgtgattttttccgaatttttaattttattttaaataacggaaaaaaatcaccgacgcaacataaaaaaaaaaaacgatgaaattgAGGGTTTTCGGGATCCGAGTATCGAACTTTGACGgcgcgtgcaagctaaacgactgacttgacgatACATGATGTTcagatcattattgtagataattttacgctctacaaaaaaagtGCGTATAGTTAGTTAACctatcttgcttagttttcgagatatttaagaaaagataaaaaaaattgcgttttttgttgataatattgttaataactttgtaATGCGCATGCGCAttgcgaagcaaaataaatcccaCTTACAGCACCTcaaatcaaagcgattcatgGTGGTTGCAACCTGGGAAGATTAATTGGAAGGTTAACCCCCTAAATTAgtctaatatgactggcctaaaagaaaagtttttgatatcgttgatttaaaaaattagaaaacgacgcaatttcgtttctttcttttatacagCGGTATATTAGTACTTCGTCCTTCCAACTGATAAATATAAGCACTTTTGTCTTCTGTACGTAGCGTGTCGACTATTATGTAGTAATGATTTGGCAGTATTAAACgcagaaaatgcaaaaaaattattattattttttcgtttattgCCAAAATTTTATGGTTCTTATATACaaagtattaattttcataatttaaggtaattatgcagtttagGGGAAGCatctccgatgaccttgaccttgacatatgttgtcaaggtcaccctcctgagtgaccttcagaaggttttagccgtcgctcgttttttattaaaaagttataaacaaaaaaagtttcgaaaatatagcagttattttaagtactgagaggcataaacgactaatattacgtttttctttaaagcagagaatactttatttcgcgagaaagtcgctgctttaccaaaacacaacatttaaagcagtaaattgttgataaattgaagtctttttgttaaagcagagaatactttattttgcgaaaaagtcgctgctttaccaaaacacaacatttaaaccagtaaattgttgataaattgaagtctttttgttaaagcagagaatactttattttgcgaaaaaatcgctgctttaccaaaacacaacatttaaagcagtaaatcgttgatcactaacctacataggttagttgacgcgctttaaaagtatttaaggaGGTTGAAGCAGTTTGGTCAACTCTAGattttagtttgtaaaaaatatatatgatagtatAGGATCTACCGCATGTgtgagaattatttcagatttattgaccatccagaagctgagatattaatttccaaaaatgcgTCGTTTTACATCGGGTTAGATGGAGAAAGCGTTGACGGTGATGATTGAtcccaattttctttaatatctagtCTATATAAACGCTCAAAAAACGTGCCTACGCGTACAGTAAATTAATGCGAACATTTAGAACGCAAGAAAACACGTATTCACcatctaataacaaatatattacaagttaaAGCGATCGAAATTAGACTGAAATAGCAGTTGATAGTTCGCGAGTAGGTAGATGTGGCAACGCAGCGTCGCCCGCGTTTTGGCTGTACCCGaatcctgtcggtatgtgcacatttttgtggttctcttccgtgctatgtccacgatttttttattctctttggaaataaaaccaaaaaatcatgaatttaacggaagaaaaccaaaaaattgtgaacataaaataaaagagaaccCTAAAATCGTTGAAATTACCACAAAATAGTAGACacagcacggaagagaaccaaaaacgtgcacataccgacaggattTGGGTATAGCCACGGTCTCGCGGGCACCTAACCTATCCAGAATGACAGAAAATTCACCGGCATGTTTACGTTTAGCAACTGCCGTTACGTGGCTCAACACAGAGGCGAGTACTGCTACCAACCCCATAAAAGTGAAACGTTGCcaagtttcaatcgtatttaatataatcgacggaaagttattaaaaaatcgataacttatataattgtcaagggAGCTACCAGTaagaatcattatttcattctatcaacggcaaaacatatattcatgccatttttatattgaaataattagcaatactacaagttttcaagttggcattggcaaaaaagtgtttcgtttttagctaattaaaatataaagatgcataatatgatatttttactatacgttttatgcaatagcagcgtatggagaataaaatgatacctaatacagattttttaatgacctaataaaaaacttttttctaaaccGTCAATTGACTCAACTGGATCGCTTCAACCTccttaagtgtttaaagcgcgtcaactaacctatatatgcacctatatatgctatattttccaaacttttttttgttaataactttttaataaaaaacgagcgacggctaaaaccttctgaaggtcactcaggagggtgaccttgacaacatatgtcaaggtcaaggtcatcggaggtgcttcccctaaactgcataattaccgaaaattttttaatgactctaaaaaaattagttcGTACACCAAATAATCCTTTAAGTCAAGTTGCGAATCGTctgagagaaataaatttgaataccGACATAAAAACTGATCGAATTGTATCGGATTATGTTCTGGAAAGCTCAATTGATTTAGGCAATCATATGacgaaaaagatatttaaaagtataacatggaaagatataattattacaaatacttTTCCTAATAACGTCGTGCAActtaaaaatagcaaaattatacaaattgataaaatttattcattacaAGATGATGTTTTAAATCAAGAAAAGATAGTACTTAAAGgatcatttataataatacaagagatgtttttaattatctttataaatcaTCTCATATGGGTTTATGGCAAGTTTAGTTTAAGCAAATACCGTCGCGCTTTTCAAGTTAGAGAAATTAAACACAAATGTATACTTTTAAACATTGAGAATGTTACGTGCACACAATTATTACATACTTgagttttcttaaataaaacataaatcgcaaaaataatgtaatgtttatcaattatacattttaagtattttatataatacatagttgtatatacataaatagaataaatataataaatatatacatatacctacttttttattactaaataaatattttccgtaTATTTTGCTACTGTATAATTGTATCTAtgctattgatttttttatatgcatttgTTCGCGCGCGTTAGTTGCTACGTGTCAAAGCGTATAACttcacaatatttattaaatgctaTATAGCAACTCATAAAACGGATATTCAAGcattaagaaaagaaaaagataaacgtaTTTGTGACGATTTCGACGACTTGTATGCTTGgagtaataaatttacatcaacaatgaataatatttcatacatgTAAGTGCAcgtatttttctaattaaatgataattatacgttaattttttaaattattgctttaaaaatgttttgtaacAGTAAAAAAGAGTATTtgtaacttattatttatgtaatttatataaaaatgaattaagtGATAACGTTACGCACGTAATTGGTTTACTAATATTCGGCGTCAAGACAAGAAGCTATGCATAGATCTTGTACCAAAAAGCTGGTTATTAAAACCTAAACGCACATGGCTTTGTAAATATCCGTCAAAATCCGAGTATGATAAAGTACAAGAGTGGAGTAAAGAATGTAAATCTCCAGAATCAACATGGAAGAATTATcccgttaaattaattattaaaagatgcTAGTAAGTACAAGttctaaaaagtaaaatatatttcttcattacaataattgatttacttttaaaaatttattatatttcaaagttttttcttttcatattgatcaaatttataaaaactaatgTTTTTTCagcaacaataaaaatatatattaataattattattaaataaaacaaataaataaataataataacaacaacaataacaataataataattgtaaacaagataatatttatattcattaaatgcattgaataactatattatagataatttcGATCATGGACAACGTCGTATGGCACGTATTTCAGAAGGCACTGTTTTACTTTCAAGTGAAGTGTCTGATGTAGATGCTGAAGAATCGTCAGATACAGAAGACGAGTCagatgtattaaataaaaatagtgatttggatttttaaacattctcaaatcaaaaaattgtaaacagAAATAAGATTATGGAAAAAGAAGgtgtttattgtttataaatttgttaaaagttATCTAAATTTAcagttgatatttttatttcgtagaTAATGACTATCAAAGCAGTTCAATAGAATCAGTTGTTACTTCTAAGgataaaaaaagtaacaagCGTAAAGcgactct
Proteins encoded in this region:
- the LOC139823566 gene encoding uncharacterized protein, giving the protein MTTLVATRKRRLVDSSEPATESAASETAALQAVLQEMRQMREEQAHVMRNSPQCFAGTMRSSNFYGETESVENLENLGYEELKSKLELRFGEGQLSQNYYTQFTNRRQRFGEDLATFGHELERLSRLAYPECPYAVRDKIACAQFVSSLSDGFVRRTLQLEGITSLKLAIERAKAVKIIQGGNFERRRDFEKRFEKGKDRGVKSNEKGDGDEKVEERRKKGYGYERRDWNRTKECWNCGKEGHFRYKGMLDGNECCFKIDTGSDVSILSRRMVREGKHIIQIKDNSLRYPTGEVVPIEFKVMAKVLLGKYFVEIPMYVIDMDDDCLLGVDFLRKINLENVFEFAFISSESDKEKVLSCSRIQVSSERAPFLKELYTNNSSNLNKAQKEIFTDFLEEYQDVFSEEIVAGNCGVVEHVINLEDSSPIKQVPRRIPLRMRGEVEKIIEEVRKQGVIEESQSPWVSPAVLEVKYLGHIVSSGGVTTDPEKISAVKDWPIPHNKKQLRSFLGWLMSFKNLEGQLARWLERLQQYEFEIIHRKGLIHKNADGLSRRQCESFGCEYCVKVERRQIEESRKSVARIILIGETLQDWRKEQLEDVSIAFIYRGKETGIRPSRFEIPAGNVSARIYWSYWDALSLKDGVLYKRWEAPNLKSSIFQLIVPRNRVNQILEEAHDSFSGGHFGVNKTLEKIRKRFYWATCKQDVEEWCKTCKVCVSKKGPLGKGKSPLQIYNVGAPFERLQMDILGPLPITTSGNRYLLVIVDCFTKWVEVFPIRNIRASTVAEVFVNQVISRHGVPLEVHTDQGKNFESKLFAELMNLLGIRKTRTTALHPQSDGQVERQHQTIVNYLAKYISENQKDWDRWVPMFLLAYRSSKHETTGVTPAELCFARDLRLPLDLLLGSPPRGGSQSVEGFIGNLKEKLDKIHSNVRERMDIKSSRAKSWYDRKARQTLFQEGEKVWFYNPRRMKGRAPKLQSNWEGPFLIVKKLNDVVYCIQRSIFTEAEAVVTPHRVGHLGSWLVAELNTGEG